In the Colius striatus isolate bColStr4 chromosome W, bColStr4.1.hap1, whole genome shotgun sequence genome, one interval contains:
- the LOC133628658 gene encoding LOW QUALITY PROTEIN: large ribosomal subunit protein uL10m-like (The sequence of the model RefSeq protein was modified relative to this genomic sequence to represent the inferred CDS: substituted 1 base at 1 genomic stop codon), which translates to MAVTEYMAPRPAGPLQCLAPTEEEPQEGGSRRDSGRGSRPIAADCPQDNGYAWLLQRQVQEVFQDNRMIVVCQXNSMPGEDMVLMRHYLRKHNIEVKFVLNEIVRPMLSQSKYKNLLLLFVACNILLVSPERKTREMLRVLRGVPQINLLCAYIDYTILSKQSVESFTKLPSLEAAQGNALGALGLLLQRCSAHLTALLDWGQSRFLGMSWVLVAPVIHGAGGRAERLRPDATASFRVPVPAATGQDVTNPSCPLRLGFWEPVSWFGRCRHRPGLILVSEPQVTLSIVPAAGLPRGTESMGQWGGAVGPDSGLARQVRTGWQS; encoded by the exons ATGGCCGTGACTGAGTACATGGCCCCGCGGCCGGCCGGCCCACTGCAGTGCCTGGCCCCCACCGAGGAGGAGCCTCAGGAG GGTGGGAGCAGGAGAGACAGCGGCCGTGGCTCCCGGCCCATCGCTGCTGACTGCCCTCAGGACAACGGCTACGCGTGGCTGCTGCAGCGGCAGGTGCAGGAGGTGTTCCAGGACAACAGGATGATTGTCGTCTGTCAGTAAAACTCCATGCCCGGCGAGGATATGGTACTGATGAGGCACTACCTCCGCAAGCACAACATCGAGGTCAAGTTCGTCCTGAATGAG ATTGTCAGACCCATGCTGTCACAGTCCAAGTACAAGAACCTTCTCCTTCTTTTCGTGGCGTGCAACATCCTCTTGGTGAGCCCAGAAAGGAAGACAAGGGAGATGCTGCGGGTGCTGAGGGGAGTCCCACAGATCAACCTCCTAT GCGCCTACATCGATTACACCATCCTgagcaagcagagtgtggagAGCTTCACCAAGCTGCCCTCGCtggaggctgcccaggggaatGCACTGGGTGCCCTGGGCCTCCTGCTCCAGCGCTGCTCTGCGCACCTCACAGCTCTCCTGGACTGGGGGCAGTCCCGGTTCCTCGGCATGTCCTGGGTGCTGGTGGCTCCAGTCATCCATGGTGCAGGGGGCAGAGCTGAGCGGCTCCGGCCCGATGCCACCGCCTCCTTCCGtgttccagttcctgcagccactGGGCAGGATGTGACCAATCCCAGCTGCCCGCTCAG GCTGGGATTTTGGGAACCTGTATCCTGGTTTGGCAGGTGCCGGCACAGACCAGGGCTGATCCTGGTCTCTGAACCCCAAGTCACTCTCTCGATTGTGCCTGCCGCGGGGTTGCCTCGTGGCACTGAGTCCATGGGTCAATGGGGTGGGGCAGTGGGGCCGGACTCTGGACTCGCCAGGCAGGTGAGGACTGGGTGGCAGAGCTGA
- the LOC133628392 gene encoding transcription factor Sp6-like translates to MLTAICGSLGTQPSDAPRASPTHLDLQPLQPFQPHGSTAAGATDFSPLPPPELPLAGPDASAFAAPGTYDPHGPSRLELPADGSGAYAKLLPAAPDMAHPYEPWFRPPHPGPPDEEGGVNWWDLHAGASWGQGGGLQAPGHPGLPPALGGYGGGEHQLCAPPAHLLPPPAQNLLGPEGVKVLEGLPEPRGPEAEGGGRPKGARRAVPRGGGQVACRCPNCQEAGRGGPCPEGVKRKHLHNCHIPGCGKAYAKTSHLKAHLRWHSGDRPFVCNWLFCGKRFTRSDELQRHLQTHTDAKKFACPICGRVFMRSDHLGKHMKTHEGDKDGGEPEAKGAEDPLASKGGKRESNAAPTN, encoded by the coding sequence ATGCTGACAGCGATCTGCGGCTCCCTGGGGACGCAGCCCTCCGACGCGCCCCGCGCCTCCCCGACCCACCTTGACCTGCAGCCGCTgcagcccttccagccccacggCAGCACCGCTGCGGGAGCCACCGACTTCTCCCCGCTGCCGCCCCCGGAGCTGCCGCTGGCGGGACCCGATGCCTCTGCCTTCGCCGCTCCCGGCACCTACGATCCTCATGGCCCCTCTCGGTTAGAGCTGCCCGCCGACGGCTCCGGCGCCTACGCCAAGCTGCTGCCGGCCGCCCCGGACATGGCGCATCCCTACGAGCCCTGGTTTCGGCCTCCCCATCCCGGCCCCCCCGATGAGGAAGGGGGTGTCAACTGGTGGGACCTCCACGCCGGAGCCAGCTGGGGGCAAGGTGGGGGGTTGCAGGCACCCGGGCACCCCGGGCTGCCGCCGGCCCTGGGGGGGTACGGCGGGGGGGAGCACCAACTCTGCGCCCCCCCTGCCCACCTGCTGCCCCCCCCCGCCCAGAACCTCCTGGGACCGGAGGGAGTGAAGGTGCTGGAGGGACTCCCCGAGCCGCGGGGGCCGGAGGCGGAGGGCGGCGGGCGGCCGAAAGGTGCTCGTCGCGCCGtgccgcggggcggggggcaggTGGCGTGCCGCTGCCCCAACTGCCAGGAGGCGGGAAGGGGAGGTCCCTGCCCCGAGGGGGTGAAACGCAAGCACCTACACAACTGCCACATCCCCGGCTGCGGGAAGGCGTACGCCAAGACCTCCCACCTGAAAGCCCATCTGCGCTGGCACAGCGGCGATCGACCCTTCGTCTGCAACTGGCTTTTCTGCGGGAAACGCTTCACCCGCTCCGACGAGCTGCAGCGGCACCTCCAGACCCACACCGACGCCAAGAAATTCGCCTGCCCCATCTGTGGCCGTGTCTTCATGCGCAGCGACCACCTGGGCAAGCACATGAAGACGCACGAGGGGGACAAGGACGGGGGCGAACCCGAGGCCAAGGGCGCCGAGGACCCGTTGGCCAGCAAGGGAGGCAAGAGGGAGTCTAACGCAGCCCCCACAAACTGA